In Nematostella vectensis chromosome 12, jaNemVect1.1, whole genome shotgun sequence, the genomic window CATACAGTAATAGCCTTCGTAGCAAGCGCAAAAAAGGGATTGAGAAGATGAGAAATATACTCCAAGCTTTCTATTGGTACCTTTTGATATACGGTAAACATTGTACGAAAAACGAAAAGCAAATGCTTACTAAAAAGCAACATGTAGTTCATTTATGTGTTTACATTAATTTAACGAAAGCAAATATTACGAATGTTATTtattgcagaaaaaaaaaatgttttaaaaaaattaaaaaaaagggcAAAACATTtgtgcactggccgggaatcgaacccgggcctcccgcgtggcaggcgagaattctaccactgaaccaccagtgcaaGTTATGATTTTCGAGTCATATTttagtatttatttataacacCAAAGTGTCAAAGCTGCAACAGCTGACCAAATATAACGTAGGCTCTTCGATAAATTTTACCGACGAAAAGGAATCATTTGTTGCGTTTACTTGGTCAGGGAGAATCTAGCATGATTAGAGGCTATTCACCTGTAACCCAGGCTTTCCTGGGGACGTTGTTTACGTGGGCTGTGACAGCGGCAGGCGCTGGTTTAGTGTTCGTCTTTAAAAGCGGGCAGGTAAGGTTCACGTGTTTGTTGTGCCGTGAAACACATTTCACGTAAACGGCTCGAACTTCCAATTTAGAGACAGCACTATCTTGCTCAAGCTGGTTCTGATTATTAATCTTCTTTTGTTATGTTAGAGAAAAGTTCTTGATGGGAGTTTAGGATTTGCTGCCGGGGTGAGTGTAATAATCAGATTCCTagttttgtttgtcttggACTGAATGAATGGAAAGTTGTACGGCGGAAAAATCTTAGAGTTGTGTAAAACGTGGACTTCGTAGCTACCTTAATTAAAGAAAATCGCAAGATAAGAGACGGTTTTCTCTCGTATTGATTCATAATAGTCCGTCCTAATATTCTatcggattttttttttagttaaatcGAACTAAAACAGCTATCTGCTATGTGttcaatttattttcattttccattttttatattacttaaaaatattaatttcaGAAAtggggaaataaaaaaaagaagactgCTTTATAGTGGCAGCGAGGAtaatgtatgttttttttgtaagtttTACTTTTGATTTTGTTGTAAGGTGATGCTGGCTGCTTCTTACTGGTCTCTTCTAAACCCTGCGATTGAGATGGCAGAGAGTTCTGGTTACTATGGAGAAAATGGCTGGCTATCATTTATACCAGTCTCTATTGGTTTTACCCTTGGAGCAGCCTTTGTTTATGGTGCTGATTATATGATGTCGTATTTAGTAAGTATGCCCTGATCAAACAGAGTTGATGAGAGACTCTTTCTAGCTCTCACAGGATGGCAGTCAAGTTGTCTTTGAGGGATGTGGTAATGCAAGCTTTGAAATTTTGAATGTTGGATCAAAAAAACTACTTGAAATTATGTGGTAGGAGACATTGGTGGGTCTTATTACGACAATACAGTGCAACATTTTCGAAAATACCGTAATACCCCAGTAAATATCACATTAACTGCACAGAAATTGGTTTTGAAGAGAATGTGTGACAACCCAACTTTTCCCAGGTTTCCCACTAGATCATCCCATATCAAAAGGCCAATAACTACTACCATTAGAATAGATAATTTTAAACTCATTGGAGCTGGTTCCCTGggagcttgttttttttttactggaaATTGATCAATACTGGTGTTGGTGATCTCCAAACCTGGTTGCTAACAAAGCTTACAATTAGAAACAAAACTCTAGAAGGGAATTAAAACAGGGGTTTAACAGTTTTATTCCTGATTTGTAATTtgaaatcaaataaataataaaattatcaGTGAGCGCTGTATCAAGGAAGCACAAATACtaatagtatttttttatacaggGAATTGAATCTTTAGCAGGATCATTAACTCCAGTAGATTCTATTACCAAGAAACAGGATCCTGAGAATGAAGTTCATCTAAGCATTACAAACAGACAAGCAAATGATATCAAACCTTCTGTGACAAAGAGGAAGATGACTACCAAACCAACCAATAATATCACTGAGAGTGAGCAGAATACCACAGAATCTGACAGTCAAAAGCTTGCAAGTTGGAGGAGAATCATGCTTCTTATTATAGCTATCACTGTTCACAATATACCAGGTATTAAATGCAGCAATGTGAATAAATATGCACAACATGATATCACATAAAAATGCCAGCTTAATTACCCCTAGTGGCATATTCACAACTCCATAATCTC contains:
- the LOC5511698 gene encoding zinc transporter ZIP11, translating into MIRGYSPVTQAFLGTLFTWAVTAAGAGLVFVFKSGQRKVLDGSLGFAAGVMLAASYWSLLNPAIEMAESSGYYGENGWLSFIPVSIGFTLGAAFVYGADYMMSYLGIESLAGSLTPVDSITKKQDPENEVHLSITNRQANDIKPSVTKRKMTTKPTNNITESEQNTTESDSQKLASWRRIMLLIIAITVHNIPEGLAVGVGFGAISKSPSATFENARNLAIGIGIQNFPEGLAVSLPLRASGISVWWSFWYGQLSGMVEPIAGILGAFAVTLAEPVLPYALSFAAGAMVYVVVDDIIPEAQTSGNGKLASWTTILGFVIMMSLDVGLG